A single Perognathus longimembris pacificus isolate PPM17 chromosome 17, ASM2315922v1, whole genome shotgun sequence DNA region contains:
- the LOC125365170 gene encoding uncharacterized protein LOC125365170: MPAANGYFLRRPLDLEMYPDSDPESEDLFDKPPREQFRAARGPRSSAGGKKPGRRGGRAQGARVWQTLKVIPRAPRKEKEPPQEEGCYLDHFPHLSIFIYAALAFSITSCIFTYLHLQLS, encoded by the coding sequence ATGCCCGCGGCTAATGGCTACTTTCTGCGGAGACCTCTGGACCTGGAGATGTACCCGGACTCCGATCCTGAATCTGAAGACCTGTTTGACAAGCCTCCCCGAGAACAGTTCCGGGCTGCCCGAGGGCCCAGGTCGTCGGCTGGGGGCAAGAAACCTGGTCGGCGCGGAGGGAGGGCACAGGGGGCCCGTGTCTGGCAGACCCTGAAAGTGATCCCGCGTGCCCCCCGAAAGGAGAAGGAGCCCCCACAGGAGGAGGGCTGCTATCTCGACCATTTCCCTCACCTCTCCATATTCATTTACGCAGCCCTTGCGTTCTCCATCACCTCTTGCATCTTCACCTACCTCCATTTACAGCTTTCCTAA